One window of Myxocyprinus asiaticus isolate MX2 ecotype Aquarium Trade chromosome 6, UBuf_Myxa_2, whole genome shotgun sequence genomic DNA carries:
- the LOC127442019 gene encoding protein fuzzy homolog, protein MLQAETLQLLCLTASSGVPLFSRGSSKPLPFSIIGSLNGVHMFGAGHGAQLSSCETERGSRVVWGVFQESLMLIAVSGGGSSSTSEMQLRRLLENVWNCMVMVLGQDELANIRNVERLKRELRSCYRLIDMLLERVNDDQGFMGHLTQCADCLLPSHSGLLQEALESFTQAADSEFGCLLVHGRVGQATEKWWSRLAPQEVVVLSALVHSLSGTSSCDYPVFLPQGSPTVAIRLLCFKLLPGVNVCVLCGPKPSLYKAENELVSRFWSPLVETLRSCLEQADRSTLPPSVNLRWDVQALLLISRESRRAVTFCPRIRGSAPAEATPLISSARRLELLRLFYTFAVTRYFPSEETSISSTSKPTLEDFSQGFTHVPVQCYLVTDECKCYGLQNPQHQLYLLTDLSVPTFALRSMATQTLSAITAATSF, encoded by the coding sequence ATGCTTCAGGCTGAGACCCTCCAGCTGCTTTGCCTCACAGCCTCCAGTGGAGTCCCACTGTTCTCACGAGGATCCTCCAAGCCGCTTCCCTTTTCCATCATCGGCTCTTTAAACGGTGTCCATATGTTTGGTGCCGGACATGGGGCTCAGTTATCGAGCTGCGAGACAGAGCGGGGCAGTCGTGTGGTTTGGGGGGTCTTTCAGGAGAGCCTGATGCTGATTGCGGTGAGTGGAGGTGGAAGCTCTTCCACCAGTGAGATGCAGTTGCGCCGCCTGCTGGAGAACGTGTGGAACTGCATGGTCATGGTCCTGGGACAGGACGAGCTGGCAAACATACGCAACGTGGAGCGACTTAAACGGGAGTTGCGTTCTTGCTACCGCCTCATTGACATGCTCCTGGAGCGTGTTAATGACGACCAGGGATTTATGGGACATTTAACGCAATGCGCTGACTGCCTGTTGCCCTCCCATTCTGGTCTGCTTCAGGAAGCCCTAGAGTCCTTCACCCAGGCAGCGGATAGTGAATTCGGCTGCCTGCTGGTGCACGGCCGAGTGGGACAGGCCACGGAAAAATGGTGGTCGCGACTGGCTCCCCAAGAAGTTGTTGTGCTCTCAGCATTGGTACACTCACTCTCCGGCACCTCCTCATGCGACTATCCAGTCTTCCTGCCCCAAGGCAGTCCCACCGTCGCCATTCGATTGCTCTGTTTCAAACTGCTCCCTGGGGTTAACGTATGTGTTCTCTGTGGCCCCAAACCCTCCTTGTACAAGGCGGAGAATGAGCTTGTCAGTCGTTTTTGGTCCCCTTTGGTGGAGACTCTTCGGAGCTGTCTCGAGCAGGCTGACCGCTCCACTCTGCCTCCATCTGTGAACCTTCGCTGGGACGTCCAGGCTCTCCTACTCATCAGTCGTGAATCCCGACGTGCAGTCACCTTCTGCCCACGTATTCGTGGCAGTGCTCCTGCAGAGGCTACTCCCCTCATCTCATCAGCTAGGCGTTTGGAGCTTCTTCGCCTCTTCTATACATTTGCAGTGACTCGATATTTTCCCTCAGAGGAAACATCCATCTCATCTACCTCCAAACCCACCCTTGAGGATTTCTCTCAGGGCTTTACTCACGTCCCGGTGCAGTGCTACCTTGTCACCGATGAGTGTAAGTGTTACGGGCTGCAGAATCCCCAGCACCAGCTCTACCTCCTCACGGATCTCTCCGTGCCCACGTTTGCCTTGCGTTCCATGGCTACACAGACTCTCTCCGCTATTACTGCTGCAACAAGTTTTTAG
- the LOC127442040 gene encoding stress-associated endoplasmic reticulum protein 1-like — MVAKQRIRMANEKHSKNITQRGNVKLSRNTVDDKVSVGPWLLALFIFVVCGSAIFQIIQSIRMGM; from the exons ATGGTCGCCAAACAGAGGATTCGCATGGCCAACGAGAAGCACAGCAAAAACATCACCCAGAGAGGCAACGTCAAATTATCG AGAAACACCGTTGACGACAAAGTTTCGGTGGGACCATGGCTCCTGGCACTCTTCATCTTTGTTGTCTGTGGCTCAG CAATATTCCAGATCATTCAGAGCATTCGAATGGGCATGTAA